The genomic segment GCCATGATCTCGTCGAGCACGGTCCACGAGCCGTCGATCGGCAGGACGATCATGGCTTCCGGCGCGTAGCTCGGCGTGCCTTGGAGGCTCGAGATGGGCGTGGCGATAGCGGACGAGACAGAAGCTGAAAACACAAAAAGTGCGATTGCGGCTCGCAACATGGTTAACCCTCCGGTGCGCACGTTTCCCTACAAGGAGACGTGAGATGTCTTGAGGCGGCTGTAAGCAACGAGCAGTGTATCAATTAATGCTTGTCATGTCAAGATTTATGAATCGATTGGGGATGCGTCGTTGCTTCAAACCGCGAGGTCAAACAGTGGATTCGACACGTTCAAATGAAGCGAAAGTGCGTCAATCAAAAGGATTCGTGCGTTGCGTCACGGGCTGATGCTCGCCATGGCAGTTGGATTGCCGCCGCCGCGAAAGACGAAATACACCGCGCCGCAGAGGCACAGCCCGGCCCAGAGATAATCCAGCTTAATCGACTCGCGAAGATAAAACACCGCAAACGGCACGAATACAGACAGGGTGATGACTTCCTGAAGGATTTTGAGCTGGCCAACGTTGTAAACCTGATGTCCGATGCGATTCGCCGGGACCTGGAAGAGGTACTCCAGCAGGGCCACGCCCCAACTCACGATGGCCGCGAGGATCCACGGCTTGTGTTTCAGCTCCTTGAGATGGGCGTACCATGCGAAGGTCATGAAGACATTGGAAATCGTCAGGAGAAGGATGCTTTGAACAATCACGGGCATGGGAAGTCACCTTGTGCTTCGGCCGGTGCGCCGACCCGATCGGCGCGGGGTCTGCGGCAAATCGCGCCTATTGTAGCAAGCCAGGAGGGAGTTTCATGAGCAGGCAGTTCATTCTTGCATTGCCGTTGCTGCGCGGGTCATCAACCGCCGTGTCAGAGTCGTTCTATTGCGGCCAGCTCGGCTTCCAATTGGAATCGGAGAACCGGCCGGCGCCGCCTGCCACCGACCCGGCCTTCCTCGCGCTGATTCGCGATGGGGTTCGGCTGCACCTCTCGTCGCACGCAGGGGATGGCGTGTTTGGAGCGGTCGTTGCTTTTGCTGTTCGCGACGTGGACGCGCTGCACGCGGAGTTCGGGTCACGTGGCGTGGCCATCGCGCTGCCGCCCATCGATCAGACCTGGGGCAATCGTGAGATGTACGTGCGCGACCCGGACGGCAACGCGCTGCGATTTCTTCAATGCGATCGTTGACAGGCCGATCAGCCTCGCGCCAACTGCTCTTTCTTTTCCGCGATGACCAGTTGGAGAATTTTTTCGAGATTCGCCTTCGGCTCGTAGCCCGTCATTTCGCGGATTCGATCAAGGCAGGGAATGCGCCGCATCATGTCGTCGAAGGGGCGGCCGTATGCTTCTTCATACGATAGAAACCTCTTGGTGCTTTTGCTGCCCGTCATCGCGATGATCTTGTCGGCGAGGCCCTCAATGGAAACTTCTTCGGTGGCTCCGACGTTGTACACCCGCCCGGCGGCCTTCGGATTGTTCATCAGCTTCACGATGGCATCGACGACGTCTCCAACGAAACCGAAGCAGCGCGACTGTTTGCCGGTCCCATAGATGTGGATGGGTTCATTCTTCAGGGCCGCTTCGACAAAGCGTGGAATGACCATGCCGTAGCGGCCGGTTTGCCGGGGGCCGACGGTGTTGAAGAAGCGAGCGACGACGACGGGCAGCCCGTACTGCTGGTGATAAGCGAGTCCAAGAAACTCGTCGATCGCCTTGGAGCAGGCGTAGGACCAGCGGCTGAACCGCGTCGCGCCCAGGACCGTGTCATCGTCTTCGCGGAAAGGCACTTTCTCGCTCTTGCCATAAACTTCGCTCGTGGAGGCGATCAGCACGGGCTTGCGAAACTTGTTCGCGATGGCGAGGACGACTTCGCTACCGTGAATATTGGTTTCGATCGTGTGTACGGGTTCATCGACAATCAGTTGTACGCCTACGGCTGCGGCGAGGTGATAGATCATGTCGCACTGCTCGGTCAGCACGTGCAGAGTGTGTTCGCTGCGCACATCGTCGTGGACGAATCGCAGGCGCGGATTGGACCGGGCGGCTTCGAGGTTGCGCGCGTTGCCGGTGCTTAAGTTATCCAGCGCAATGACTTCGTGACCGTCGGCAAGGAGCCGATCCGCCAGATGAGACCCGATGAAGCCCGCGCCGCCCGTGATGAGAATTCGCATGGGTGTGATTCCGAACCGTCCCGCCACCCGAACCGCCACACGCGGACGAGCACCGATCGCGCGGAAGTATAGAGCAAGGCGCGCGGCGCACCAAATCCGTATGCTCGGCCATTCCGGAAGGGGCCGGGGCGTTCGCGCAACGGGGATTGAGGAGGCGCAGGCAGGGCGCGCAATTCTCCCTCGTGTCACGCGGCTCGCCCGGAAGGCATGTCTTACCGGATTCTAGGCCGACTCTGACCCGAAAAGCAGCGGCTGCGCGCGTGAATCGGTGGGGCGGTCGCGACGATATTAGAAGAGGCGATCGTCCGCGAAGTCGGCGTGCTTGCGCGCATAGACTTTGTTGGCGTCGCCGTGAATCGTGGGGTGCAGAATGAGACAGGGTGAACAAATGGATTTGGAATCGGCCCAGCGTGAGCGTGAGGCGATCGCGGCGCTGGCGGGCAGCCGCGATCAGATTCGCGCGGAACTGGCGAAGGTGATCGTCGGCCAGGAAGAGGTCATCGACCAGATCCTGATCTGCCTGTTCAGCGGCGCGCATTGCATTCTCGAGGGCGTGCCGGGCCTGGCCAAAACGCTGATGATCAAGTCGCTGGCGCGGACGCTAAGCCTGTCGTTCAACCGAATTCAATTCACTCCCGACCTGATGCCCAGCGACATCACCGGCACCGAGATCATCGAGGAGAACAAGGCAACGGGTGTTCGCCAGTTGCGGTTTGTCAACGGACCCGTTTTCGCCAACGTGATTCTCGCCGACGAGATCAACCGAACGCCGCCCAAGACGCAGGCGGCGCTGCTGGAAGCGATGCAGGAGCACCAGGTGACGGCGGCGGGCTTCACGCATCGCCTGCCCGAGCCGTTCTTTGTGCTGGCGACGCAGAATCCAATCGAGCAGGAGGGGACTTATCCCCTGCCCGAAGCGCAGCTCGACCGGTTCATGTTCAAGATTCTGATGGCGTACCCCAGCGCGGCGGAAGAGTTGCAGATCATCAACAAGACGACCACTATCGAATCAATCGAAATGAAACGCGTGTTTACCGCCGATGACCTGCTCGCGCTCCAGGAAGTCGTGACGCGCGTGCCGTGCGCCGAGCATGTCATGGATTATGCAATGCGACTCGCGCGAAGCAGCCGGCCGCAGTTGACGGACGCGCCGGAGTTCGTCCGGCGGTATGTCAGTTGGGGCGCCGGGCCGCGGGCATCGCAGTATCTGGTGATGGCCGGCAAGGCGCGAGCAATTCTGGCCGGACGGTATCACGTTTCGACGGACGACGTGCGTGCGGTCGCCCATCCGGTCATGCGCCATCGGATCGTGACAAATTTCACGGCGGAAGCCGACGGCGTCACGTCGGATGGTGTTATTGATCGGCTGCTGGAATCCGTGCAGGGGGCTTCGACCCCGGATCTGGATGCCATCGATGCGCGGCGCGTGCTGGTGCCGTAAGGGAAATAGGAACCGTTCAAAGGACCGGCGGGCGGTGTCCGCTCAATATTGACAACTGGCCGATTCTCCCCCGGGATCCAATCCAATGATCGCGCAAGGCGAAAATCTTCAGAAATACCTGAACCCGGTTGTGCTGGCGGGGATCGCCGGATTGGATCTCCGCGCGAGGCTGATGGTTGAGGGTTTTGTGAGTGGTCTGCATCGCTCTCCCCTCCATGGATTCAGCATCGAGTTTGCCGAGTATCGCAAGTATGCCCAGGGGGACGATCTGCGGCACCTGGACTGGAAAGTCTTCGGCCGGACCGACAAGCACTACATCAAGGAGTACGAGCAGGAAACGAATCTCCGGATGCTGATCGCGGTCGATGCTTCCGAATCAATGAACTACAAGAGCAGCGATTCCGCCTGGTCGAAGCGCGAGTTCGCCATCACCGCGGCGGCGGGGTTGTCCTACCTGGCGCTCCAGCAGGCCGATTCGGTTGCGCTGGCCACGTTTGACACGCGCCTGCGCCGGCATGGCCGCGCAAGCAATCAACCGAACCAGTGGAAGCAGGTCGTGGCGGAACTGGAGCATCGCCCCGGTACGGGAGCGACGGCGTTTCGCGCGGTGCTCGACGAACTGGCCGAGAGCCTGCGCGAGCGTCACCTGATCATCGTGTTAAGTGATCTGCTCGGCGAGCCGAACGAGATCATCACAGGGATCAAACATCTGCGCCACCGCCGGCATGAACCCATCGTGTTGCAAATTCTGGATCACGCCGAGCTGACGTTTCCGTTTGACGGCCCCGTGCGGTTCATTGGAATGGAGGGCGTCGGCCCGCTTGCGACCGATCCGACCGCGTTGCGCGCGCGCTACCTCGCGGAAATCCATCGTCATCTGGACACCATCCGGCAGGGCTGCCACGCGCAGCAGTGCGACTACCAACTCCTGGACACCAGCGCGCCGCTTACCACGGCGCTAAGCGCTTACCTCGCGAATCGTGCGGCGCGCGTGCGCCGCCACCACTGACCTGCGCGCCGGCGTTGCCCGGCCGGATCCTACGGCGGTTCCCATGTCATTCGTTCACGGCGGGATGGCGATGGCGGCGGCGGGCCTGGCGATGGTGCCGCTGCTGATTCATCTGCTCAATCGCCGGCGTTACCGCGACGAACCGTGGGCCGCCATGCAGTTCATCCTGTCCGCCGTCCAGCGCACGCGCA from the Planctomycetia bacterium genome contains:
- a CDS encoding AAA family ATPase produces the protein MDLESAQREREAIAALAGSRDQIRAELAKVIVGQEEVIDQILICLFSGAHCILEGVPGLAKTLMIKSLARTLSLSFNRIQFTPDLMPSDITGTEIIEENKATGVRQLRFVNGPVFANVILADEINRTPPKTQAALLEAMQEHQVTAAGFTHRLPEPFFVLATQNPIEQEGTYPLPEAQLDRFMFKILMAYPSAAEELQIINKTTTIESIEMKRVFTADDLLALQEVVTRVPCAEHVMDYAMRLARSSRPQLTDAPEFVRRYVSWGAGPRASQYLVMAGKARAILAGRYHVSTDDVRAVAHPVMRHRIVTNFTAEADGVTSDGVIDRLLESVQGASTPDLDAIDARRVLVP
- a CDS encoding DUF58 domain-containing protein, translated to MIAQGENLQKYLNPVVLAGIAGLDLRARLMVEGFVSGLHRSPLHGFSIEFAEYRKYAQGDDLRHLDWKVFGRTDKHYIKEYEQETNLRMLIAVDASESMNYKSSDSAWSKREFAITAAAGLSYLALQQADSVALATFDTRLRRHGRASNQPNQWKQVVAELEHRPGTGATAFRAVLDELAESLRERHLIIVLSDLLGEPNEIITGIKHLRHRRHEPIVLQILDHAELTFPFDGPVRFIGMEGVGPLATDPTALRARYLAEIHRHLDTIRQGCHAQQCDYQLLDTSAPLTTALSAYLANRAARVRRHH
- a CDS encoding VOC family protein yields the protein MSRQFILALPLLRGSSTAVSESFYCGQLGFQLESENRPAPPATDPAFLALIRDGVRLHLSSHAGDGVFGAVVAFAVRDVDALHAEFGSRGVAIALPPIDQTWGNREMYVRDPDGNALRFLQCDR
- a CDS encoding GDP-mannose 4,6-dehydratase — translated: MRILITGGAGFIGSHLADRLLADGHEVIALDNLSTGNARNLEAARSNPRLRFVHDDVRSEHTLHVLTEQCDMIYHLAAAVGVQLIVDEPVHTIETNIHGSEVVLAIANKFRKPVLIASTSEVYGKSEKVPFREDDDTVLGATRFSRWSYACSKAIDEFLGLAYHQQYGLPVVVARFFNTVGPRQTGRYGMVIPRFVEAALKNEPIHIYGTGKQSRCFGFVGDVVDAIVKLMNNPKAAGRVYNVGATEEVSIEGLADKIIAMTGSKSTKRFLSYEEAYGRPFDDMMRRIPCLDRIREMTGYEPKANLEKILQLVIAEKKEQLARG
- a CDS encoding DMT family protein produces the protein MPVIVQSILLLTISNVFMTFAWYAHLKELKHKPWILAAIVSWGVALLEYLFQVPANRIGHQVYNVGQLKILQEVITLSVFVPFAVFYLRESIKLDYLWAGLCLCGAVYFVFRGGGNPTAMASISP